One genomic window of Phoenix dactylifera cultivar Barhee BC4 chromosome 6, palm_55x_up_171113_PBpolish2nd_filt_p, whole genome shotgun sequence includes the following:
- the LOC120111136 gene encoding endo-1,4-beta-xylanase 1-like isoform X2 — translation MRRWLSGFCLSGPKRRSVRTHDRPDPTETRGGSMVEPQGSNSTADPQSSSRISNGSQASQQKNIILNHEFSEGLNYWHPNCCHGYVASEGCGLLDGVRANSGGNYAVVTQRTESWQGLEQDITGKITLGVRYNVSAYVRAYGDLQEPCGVQATLKLENQDSSINYLLVERVLVAKDRWEKLEGSFSLTSMPKHAVFYLEGPPPGVDLLIDSVTVSCEKTEMVVGSQISHTNNIISNHDFSGGLHSWCPNCCHAYVASEWSGFLNGVRANSGGNYAVVTKRTECWQGLEQDITGKVSSGNTYFVSAYVRVYGDLQGSTEVQATLKLEYSDSSTSYLFIERILASKECWEKLEGSFSLKTMPRRIVFFLEGPPPGLDLLIDSVTISSSGLKQFEEKSPRCVTNGDETISWNPHFDTGIHNWSGRGCKIHRHEFGGDGNIRPFSGNFFVSATERTQSWNGIQQEITGRVQRKLAYEVTSVVRISGSASSADVRATLWVQAPNGREQYIGIAKLQASDKEWVQLQGKFLLNGAASKAIIFLEGPPPGTDILVDSFVVKHAAEVRSSPPPHFENILYGVNIIKNSTLNDGLNGWSPLGSCTLRVSTDPYYLFPSIASNSLGHDQPLGNCYILTVNRTETWMGPSQTITGKLKLHLTYRVAAWVRVGSGATGPQNVNVALAVDNQWINGGQVEANTDRWYELKGSFRIEKQPSKVVVYVQGPSPGVDLMVGGLQIFPVDRKARVKYLKEKTEKVRKRDVVLKLPGFDSASLHGAPIKIRQTQNSFPFGSCINRSNIENEEFVDFFVKNFNWAVFGNELKWYHTEPQQGKLNYKDADEMLDFCQRHGKETRGHCIFWEVEDAVQPWVRSLNSHELMIAIQKRLKSLLSRYKGKFRHYDVNNEMLHGSFYQDKLGEDIRAYMFRESHQLDPSAILFVNDYNVEDGCDPKSTPEMYIHQILDLQERGAPVGGIGIQAHISHPVGEIICDALDKLAILGLPIWFTELDVSAVNEHVRADDLEVVLREAYAHPAVEGVMLWGFWELFTFRDNSHLVDAEGSINEAGKRYLALKQEWLSHTDGHINAYGEFKFRGYHGTYTVEITTPPGKKISQSFVVDSGDSPLVLIVNL, via the exons ATGAGGAGGTGGCTGTCGGGCTTTTGTCTCAGCGGGCCGAAGCGGCGTTCCGTCAGAACCCACGACCGACCGGATCCCACG GAGACTCGTGGAGGATCCATGGTTGAACCACAAGGAAGCAATTCCACTGCTGACCCTCAAAGCAGCAGTCGAATCTCGAACGGCTCTCAG GCTAGTCAGCAGAAAAATATCATATTGAATCATGAATTCTCTGAAGGGCTGAATTACTGGCATCCCAATTGCTGTCATGGGTATGTGGCATCGGAAGGGTGTGGTCTTCTTGATGGAGTTAGAGCAAACTCGGGGGGGAATTATGCAGTTGTCACGCAGCGGACTGAAAGCTGGCAAGGTTTGGAACAGGACATTACAGGGAAAATTACTCTTGGTGTGAGATATAATGTCTCGGCCTATGTTAGAGCCTATGGGGATCTTCAGGAACCTTGTGGAGTCCAAGCAACGCTAAAATTAGAGAATCAAGATTCTTCTATCAATTATTTATTGGTCGAAAG GGTCTTAGTTGCAAAAGATCGCTGGGAGAAGTTAGAAGGTTCCTTTTCATTGACAAGCATGCCGAAACATGCAGTGTTTTATTTGGAAGGACCTCCTCCTGGTGTAGACCTGCTCATAGATTCCGTAACAGTCTCTTGTGAG AAAACAGAGATGGTAGTTGGTTCGCAGATTAGCCACACAAACAACATTATCTCGAACCATGATTTCTCTGGAGGGCTTCATTCCTGGTGTCCTAACTGTTGCCATGCATATGTGGCTTCTGAGTGGTCTGGTTTCCTTAATGGAGTAAGAGCAAACTCAGGAGGAAATTATGCTGTCGTCACGAAACGTACTGAATGCTGGCAAGGGTTGGAACAGGATATCACGGGGAAAGTTTCTTCTGGTAACACATACTTTGTCTCAGCCTATGTTCGAGTTTATGGGGATCTTCAGGGTTCCACTGAAGTCCAGGCAACACTTAAATTAGAGTATTCAGATTCTTCTactagttatttatttattgagaG GATATTAGCCTCTAAAGAATGCTGGGAAAAGTTGGAAGGTTCTTTTTCACTGAAAACCATGCCTAGACGTATTGTATTTTTTCTGGAAGGACCTCCACCCGGGTTGGACCTGCTCATAGATTCTGTCACCATCTCTTCTTCTGGCCTAAAGCAGTTTGAG gaAAAGAGCCCCAGATGTGTTACCAATGGAGATGAGACTATCTCGTGGAACCCTCATTTTGATACTGGCATACATAATTGGTCTGGAAGAGGATGCAAGATTCACAGACATGAATTTGGAGGGGATGGAAATATACGTCCATTTAGTGGAAATTTTTTTGTTTCAGCAACTGAGCGCACTCAAAGCTGGAATGGTATCCAGCAGGAAATCACTGGTCGGGTGCAAAGAAAGCTTGCGTATGAGGTCACTTCAGTGGTTCGGATATCTGGGAGTGCTAGTTCTGCTGACGTGCGGGCAACTTTGTGGGTTCAGGCACCAAATGGCCGTGAACAATACATAGGCATTGCCAA ACTGCAGGCATCAGATAAAGAGTGGGTGCAGTTGCAGGGAAAATTCCTCTTAAATGGTGCTGCTTCAAAAGCCATAATATTTCTAGAAGGGCCGCCACCAGGTACTGACATTCTTGTCGACAGTTTTGTAGTAAAACATGCTGCGGAAGTCCGATCTTCACCTCCACCTCATTTTGAG AATATCTTGTATGGAGTTAATATAATCAAGAACAGCACTCTTAATGATGGTCTAAATGGGTGGAGTCCTCTCGGCTCATGTACTCTACGTGTATCTACCGATCCATACTATTTGTTTCCTTCAATAGCAAGTAATTCTCTTGGGCATGACCAACCTTTGGGCAATTGCTACATCCTCACTGTGAATCGCACAGAGACCTGGATGGGCCCTTCTCAGACAATCACAGGCAAGCTAAAGTTGCACTTGACATATCGAGTTGCTGCGTGGGTTCGTGTTGGCTCAGGAGCAACCGGTCCTCAAAACGTCAATGTTGCACTTGCTGTAGATAATCAGTGGATCAATGGGGGACAGGTTGAAGCAAATACTGACAGATGGTATGAACTCAAGGGATCTTTTAGAATTGAGAagcagccatccaaagttgttgTTTATGTTCAAGGCCCTTCACCAGGTGTTGATCTGATGGTTGGAGGACTCCAGATATTTCCAGTTGACAGGAAAGCACGAGTTAAATATCTGAAGGAAAAAACTGAGAAG GTAAGGAAACGTGATGTTGTCCTAAAACTCCCAGGTTTTGACAGTGCCAGTTTACATGGTGCACCTATAAAAATTAGGCAAACACAGAACAGCTTTCCATTTGGGTCTTGTATCAATAGGTCAAACATTGAGAATGAGGAGTTTGTCGATTTCTTTGTGAAGAATTTCAATTGGGCTGTGTTTGGGAATGAGTTGAAGTGGTACCACACAGAGCCACAACAAGGGAAGTTGAACTACAAAGATGCTGATGAGATGCTAGATTTTTGTCAGAGACATGGTAAAGAAACTAGAGGCCATTGCATCTTCTGGGAAGTGGAAGATGCTGTCCAGCCATGGGTCCGATCATTGAACAGTCATGAGCTGATGATAGCCATCCAGAAGCGTCTCAAAAGTCTGCTGTCTAGGTACAAGGGTAAATTCAGGCACTATGATGTGAACAATGAGATGCTTCATGGATCATTCTATCAAGATAAGCTTGGAGAAGATATCAGAGCATACATGTTTAGAGAATCCCATCAGCTGGATCCTTCTGCCATCCTGTTTGTGAATGATTATAATGTAGAAGATGGATGTGATCCTAAGTCTACTCCAGAGATGTATATCCACCAGATCCTTGATTTGCAGGAGCGAGGTGCACCAGTGGGAGGGATTGGCATTCAAGCTCATATCAGTCATCCGGTGGGAGAAATTATATGTGATGCGCTGGATAAATTGGCAATACTGGGTCTTCCTATTTGGTTTACTGAGTTGGATGTATCTGCGGTAAATGAACATGTTCGAGCTGAcgacctggaggttgtcctccGTGAAGCTTATGCACATCCTGCTGTGGAGGGGGTCATGCTTTGGGGATTTTGGGAATTGTTCACGTTCAGGGATAACTCTCACTTGGTTGATGCTGAAGGCAGCATTAATGAAGCTGGTAAGCGGTACCTTGCTTTGAAGCAAGAGTGGTTGTCACATACTGATGGGCATATCAATGCCTATGGAGAATTCAAATTTAGGGGGTATCATGGAACATACACTGTAGAGATAACTACTCCTCCAGGAAAGAAAATATCGCAATCATTTGTTGTAGACAGTGGAGATTCTCCGCTTGTGTTGATTGTAAATTTATAG
- the LOC120111136 gene encoding endo-1,4-beta-xylanase 1-like isoform X1, translating to MRRWLSGFCLSGPKRRSVRTHDRPDPTETRGGSMVEPQGSNSTADPQSSSRISNGSQRMEMVVDLQASQQKNIILNHEFSEGLNYWHPNCCHGYVASEGCGLLDGVRANSGGNYAVVTQRTESWQGLEQDITGKITLGVRYNVSAYVRAYGDLQEPCGVQATLKLENQDSSINYLLVERVLVAKDRWEKLEGSFSLTSMPKHAVFYLEGPPPGVDLLIDSVTVSCEKTEMVVGSQISHTNNIISNHDFSGGLHSWCPNCCHAYVASEWSGFLNGVRANSGGNYAVVTKRTECWQGLEQDITGKVSSGNTYFVSAYVRVYGDLQGSTEVQATLKLEYSDSSTSYLFIERILASKECWEKLEGSFSLKTMPRRIVFFLEGPPPGLDLLIDSVTISSSGLKQFEEKSPRCVTNGDETISWNPHFDTGIHNWSGRGCKIHRHEFGGDGNIRPFSGNFFVSATERTQSWNGIQQEITGRVQRKLAYEVTSVVRISGSASSADVRATLWVQAPNGREQYIGIAKLQASDKEWVQLQGKFLLNGAASKAIIFLEGPPPGTDILVDSFVVKHAAEVRSSPPPHFENILYGVNIIKNSTLNDGLNGWSPLGSCTLRVSTDPYYLFPSIASNSLGHDQPLGNCYILTVNRTETWMGPSQTITGKLKLHLTYRVAAWVRVGSGATGPQNVNVALAVDNQWINGGQVEANTDRWYELKGSFRIEKQPSKVVVYVQGPSPGVDLMVGGLQIFPVDRKARVKYLKEKTEKVRKRDVVLKLPGFDSASLHGAPIKIRQTQNSFPFGSCINRSNIENEEFVDFFVKNFNWAVFGNELKWYHTEPQQGKLNYKDADEMLDFCQRHGKETRGHCIFWEVEDAVQPWVRSLNSHELMIAIQKRLKSLLSRYKGKFRHYDVNNEMLHGSFYQDKLGEDIRAYMFRESHQLDPSAILFVNDYNVEDGCDPKSTPEMYIHQILDLQERGAPVGGIGIQAHISHPVGEIICDALDKLAILGLPIWFTELDVSAVNEHVRADDLEVVLREAYAHPAVEGVMLWGFWELFTFRDNSHLVDAEGSINEAGKRYLALKQEWLSHTDGHINAYGEFKFRGYHGTYTVEITTPPGKKISQSFVVDSGDSPLVLIVNL from the exons ATGAGGAGGTGGCTGTCGGGCTTTTGTCTCAGCGGGCCGAAGCGGCGTTCCGTCAGAACCCACGACCGACCGGATCCCACG GAGACTCGTGGAGGATCCATGGTTGAACCACAAGGAAGCAATTCCACTGCTGACCCTCAAAGCAGCAGTCGAATCTCGAACGGCTCTCAG AGAATGGAAATGGTGGTTGATTTGCAGGCTAGTCAGCAGAAAAATATCATATTGAATCATGAATTCTCTGAAGGGCTGAATTACTGGCATCCCAATTGCTGTCATGGGTATGTGGCATCGGAAGGGTGTGGTCTTCTTGATGGAGTTAGAGCAAACTCGGGGGGGAATTATGCAGTTGTCACGCAGCGGACTGAAAGCTGGCAAGGTTTGGAACAGGACATTACAGGGAAAATTACTCTTGGTGTGAGATATAATGTCTCGGCCTATGTTAGAGCCTATGGGGATCTTCAGGAACCTTGTGGAGTCCAAGCAACGCTAAAATTAGAGAATCAAGATTCTTCTATCAATTATTTATTGGTCGAAAG GGTCTTAGTTGCAAAAGATCGCTGGGAGAAGTTAGAAGGTTCCTTTTCATTGACAAGCATGCCGAAACATGCAGTGTTTTATTTGGAAGGACCTCCTCCTGGTGTAGACCTGCTCATAGATTCCGTAACAGTCTCTTGTGAG AAAACAGAGATGGTAGTTGGTTCGCAGATTAGCCACACAAACAACATTATCTCGAACCATGATTTCTCTGGAGGGCTTCATTCCTGGTGTCCTAACTGTTGCCATGCATATGTGGCTTCTGAGTGGTCTGGTTTCCTTAATGGAGTAAGAGCAAACTCAGGAGGAAATTATGCTGTCGTCACGAAACGTACTGAATGCTGGCAAGGGTTGGAACAGGATATCACGGGGAAAGTTTCTTCTGGTAACACATACTTTGTCTCAGCCTATGTTCGAGTTTATGGGGATCTTCAGGGTTCCACTGAAGTCCAGGCAACACTTAAATTAGAGTATTCAGATTCTTCTactagttatttatttattgagaG GATATTAGCCTCTAAAGAATGCTGGGAAAAGTTGGAAGGTTCTTTTTCACTGAAAACCATGCCTAGACGTATTGTATTTTTTCTGGAAGGACCTCCACCCGGGTTGGACCTGCTCATAGATTCTGTCACCATCTCTTCTTCTGGCCTAAAGCAGTTTGAG gaAAAGAGCCCCAGATGTGTTACCAATGGAGATGAGACTATCTCGTGGAACCCTCATTTTGATACTGGCATACATAATTGGTCTGGAAGAGGATGCAAGATTCACAGACATGAATTTGGAGGGGATGGAAATATACGTCCATTTAGTGGAAATTTTTTTGTTTCAGCAACTGAGCGCACTCAAAGCTGGAATGGTATCCAGCAGGAAATCACTGGTCGGGTGCAAAGAAAGCTTGCGTATGAGGTCACTTCAGTGGTTCGGATATCTGGGAGTGCTAGTTCTGCTGACGTGCGGGCAACTTTGTGGGTTCAGGCACCAAATGGCCGTGAACAATACATAGGCATTGCCAA ACTGCAGGCATCAGATAAAGAGTGGGTGCAGTTGCAGGGAAAATTCCTCTTAAATGGTGCTGCTTCAAAAGCCATAATATTTCTAGAAGGGCCGCCACCAGGTACTGACATTCTTGTCGACAGTTTTGTAGTAAAACATGCTGCGGAAGTCCGATCTTCACCTCCACCTCATTTTGAG AATATCTTGTATGGAGTTAATATAATCAAGAACAGCACTCTTAATGATGGTCTAAATGGGTGGAGTCCTCTCGGCTCATGTACTCTACGTGTATCTACCGATCCATACTATTTGTTTCCTTCAATAGCAAGTAATTCTCTTGGGCATGACCAACCTTTGGGCAATTGCTACATCCTCACTGTGAATCGCACAGAGACCTGGATGGGCCCTTCTCAGACAATCACAGGCAAGCTAAAGTTGCACTTGACATATCGAGTTGCTGCGTGGGTTCGTGTTGGCTCAGGAGCAACCGGTCCTCAAAACGTCAATGTTGCACTTGCTGTAGATAATCAGTGGATCAATGGGGGACAGGTTGAAGCAAATACTGACAGATGGTATGAACTCAAGGGATCTTTTAGAATTGAGAagcagccatccaaagttgttgTTTATGTTCAAGGCCCTTCACCAGGTGTTGATCTGATGGTTGGAGGACTCCAGATATTTCCAGTTGACAGGAAAGCACGAGTTAAATATCTGAAGGAAAAAACTGAGAAG GTAAGGAAACGTGATGTTGTCCTAAAACTCCCAGGTTTTGACAGTGCCAGTTTACATGGTGCACCTATAAAAATTAGGCAAACACAGAACAGCTTTCCATTTGGGTCTTGTATCAATAGGTCAAACATTGAGAATGAGGAGTTTGTCGATTTCTTTGTGAAGAATTTCAATTGGGCTGTGTTTGGGAATGAGTTGAAGTGGTACCACACAGAGCCACAACAAGGGAAGTTGAACTACAAAGATGCTGATGAGATGCTAGATTTTTGTCAGAGACATGGTAAAGAAACTAGAGGCCATTGCATCTTCTGGGAAGTGGAAGATGCTGTCCAGCCATGGGTCCGATCATTGAACAGTCATGAGCTGATGATAGCCATCCAGAAGCGTCTCAAAAGTCTGCTGTCTAGGTACAAGGGTAAATTCAGGCACTATGATGTGAACAATGAGATGCTTCATGGATCATTCTATCAAGATAAGCTTGGAGAAGATATCAGAGCATACATGTTTAGAGAATCCCATCAGCTGGATCCTTCTGCCATCCTGTTTGTGAATGATTATAATGTAGAAGATGGATGTGATCCTAAGTCTACTCCAGAGATGTATATCCACCAGATCCTTGATTTGCAGGAGCGAGGTGCACCAGTGGGAGGGATTGGCATTCAAGCTCATATCAGTCATCCGGTGGGAGAAATTATATGTGATGCGCTGGATAAATTGGCAATACTGGGTCTTCCTATTTGGTTTACTGAGTTGGATGTATCTGCGGTAAATGAACATGTTCGAGCTGAcgacctggaggttgtcctccGTGAAGCTTATGCACATCCTGCTGTGGAGGGGGTCATGCTTTGGGGATTTTGGGAATTGTTCACGTTCAGGGATAACTCTCACTTGGTTGATGCTGAAGGCAGCATTAATGAAGCTGGTAAGCGGTACCTTGCTTTGAAGCAAGAGTGGTTGTCACATACTGATGGGCATATCAATGCCTATGGAGAATTCAAATTTAGGGGGTATCATGGAACATACACTGTAGAGATAACTACTCCTCCAGGAAAGAAAATATCGCAATCATTTGTTGTAGACAGTGGAGATTCTCCGCTTGTGTTGATTGTAAATTTATAG
- the LOC120111136 gene encoding endo-1,4-beta-xylanase 1-like isoform X3, with protein MRRWLSGFCLSGPKRRSVRTHDRPDPTETRGGSMVEPQGSNSTADPQSSSRISNGSQRMEMVVDLQASQQKNIILNHEFSEGLNYWHPNCCHGYVASEGCGLLDGVRANSGGNYAVVTQRTESWQGLEQDITGKITLGVRYNVSAYVRAYGDLQEPCGVQATLKLENQDSSINYLLVERVLVAKDRWEKLEGSFSLTSMPKHAVFYLEGPPPGVDLLIDSVTVSCEEKSPRCVTNGDETISWNPHFDTGIHNWSGRGCKIHRHEFGGDGNIRPFSGNFFVSATERTQSWNGIQQEITGRVQRKLAYEVTSVVRISGSASSADVRATLWVQAPNGREQYIGIAKLQASDKEWVQLQGKFLLNGAASKAIIFLEGPPPGTDILVDSFVVKHAAEVRSSPPPHFENILYGVNIIKNSTLNDGLNGWSPLGSCTLRVSTDPYYLFPSIASNSLGHDQPLGNCYILTVNRTETWMGPSQTITGKLKLHLTYRVAAWVRVGSGATGPQNVNVALAVDNQWINGGQVEANTDRWYELKGSFRIEKQPSKVVVYVQGPSPGVDLMVGGLQIFPVDRKARVKYLKEKTEKVRKRDVVLKLPGFDSASLHGAPIKIRQTQNSFPFGSCINRSNIENEEFVDFFVKNFNWAVFGNELKWYHTEPQQGKLNYKDADEMLDFCQRHGKETRGHCIFWEVEDAVQPWVRSLNSHELMIAIQKRLKSLLSRYKGKFRHYDVNNEMLHGSFYQDKLGEDIRAYMFRESHQLDPSAILFVNDYNVEDGCDPKSTPEMYIHQILDLQERGAPVGGIGIQAHISHPVGEIICDALDKLAILGLPIWFTELDVSAVNEHVRADDLEVVLREAYAHPAVEGVMLWGFWELFTFRDNSHLVDAEGSINEAGKRYLALKQEWLSHTDGHINAYGEFKFRGYHGTYTVEITTPPGKKISQSFVVDSGDSPLVLIVNL; from the exons ATGAGGAGGTGGCTGTCGGGCTTTTGTCTCAGCGGGCCGAAGCGGCGTTCCGTCAGAACCCACGACCGACCGGATCCCACG GAGACTCGTGGAGGATCCATGGTTGAACCACAAGGAAGCAATTCCACTGCTGACCCTCAAAGCAGCAGTCGAATCTCGAACGGCTCTCAG AGAATGGAAATGGTGGTTGATTTGCAGGCTAGTCAGCAGAAAAATATCATATTGAATCATGAATTCTCTGAAGGGCTGAATTACTGGCATCCCAATTGCTGTCATGGGTATGTGGCATCGGAAGGGTGTGGTCTTCTTGATGGAGTTAGAGCAAACTCGGGGGGGAATTATGCAGTTGTCACGCAGCGGACTGAAAGCTGGCAAGGTTTGGAACAGGACATTACAGGGAAAATTACTCTTGGTGTGAGATATAATGTCTCGGCCTATGTTAGAGCCTATGGGGATCTTCAGGAACCTTGTGGAGTCCAAGCAACGCTAAAATTAGAGAATCAAGATTCTTCTATCAATTATTTATTGGTCGAAAG GGTCTTAGTTGCAAAAGATCGCTGGGAGAAGTTAGAAGGTTCCTTTTCATTGACAAGCATGCCGAAACATGCAGTGTTTTATTTGGAAGGACCTCCTCCTGGTGTAGACCTGCTCATAGATTCCGTAACAGTCTCTTGTGAG gaAAAGAGCCCCAGATGTGTTACCAATGGAGATGAGACTATCTCGTGGAACCCTCATTTTGATACTGGCATACATAATTGGTCTGGAAGAGGATGCAAGATTCACAGACATGAATTTGGAGGGGATGGAAATATACGTCCATTTAGTGGAAATTTTTTTGTTTCAGCAACTGAGCGCACTCAAAGCTGGAATGGTATCCAGCAGGAAATCACTGGTCGGGTGCAAAGAAAGCTTGCGTATGAGGTCACTTCAGTGGTTCGGATATCTGGGAGTGCTAGTTCTGCTGACGTGCGGGCAACTTTGTGGGTTCAGGCACCAAATGGCCGTGAACAATACATAGGCATTGCCAA ACTGCAGGCATCAGATAAAGAGTGGGTGCAGTTGCAGGGAAAATTCCTCTTAAATGGTGCTGCTTCAAAAGCCATAATATTTCTAGAAGGGCCGCCACCAGGTACTGACATTCTTGTCGACAGTTTTGTAGTAAAACATGCTGCGGAAGTCCGATCTTCACCTCCACCTCATTTTGAG AATATCTTGTATGGAGTTAATATAATCAAGAACAGCACTCTTAATGATGGTCTAAATGGGTGGAGTCCTCTCGGCTCATGTACTCTACGTGTATCTACCGATCCATACTATTTGTTTCCTTCAATAGCAAGTAATTCTCTTGGGCATGACCAACCTTTGGGCAATTGCTACATCCTCACTGTGAATCGCACAGAGACCTGGATGGGCCCTTCTCAGACAATCACAGGCAAGCTAAAGTTGCACTTGACATATCGAGTTGCTGCGTGGGTTCGTGTTGGCTCAGGAGCAACCGGTCCTCAAAACGTCAATGTTGCACTTGCTGTAGATAATCAGTGGATCAATGGGGGACAGGTTGAAGCAAATACTGACAGATGGTATGAACTCAAGGGATCTTTTAGAATTGAGAagcagccatccaaagttgttgTTTATGTTCAAGGCCCTTCACCAGGTGTTGATCTGATGGTTGGAGGACTCCAGATATTTCCAGTTGACAGGAAAGCACGAGTTAAATATCTGAAGGAAAAAACTGAGAAG GTAAGGAAACGTGATGTTGTCCTAAAACTCCCAGGTTTTGACAGTGCCAGTTTACATGGTGCACCTATAAAAATTAGGCAAACACAGAACAGCTTTCCATTTGGGTCTTGTATCAATAGGTCAAACATTGAGAATGAGGAGTTTGTCGATTTCTTTGTGAAGAATTTCAATTGGGCTGTGTTTGGGAATGAGTTGAAGTGGTACCACACAGAGCCACAACAAGGGAAGTTGAACTACAAAGATGCTGATGAGATGCTAGATTTTTGTCAGAGACATGGTAAAGAAACTAGAGGCCATTGCATCTTCTGGGAAGTGGAAGATGCTGTCCAGCCATGGGTCCGATCATTGAACAGTCATGAGCTGATGATAGCCATCCAGAAGCGTCTCAAAAGTCTGCTGTCTAGGTACAAGGGTAAATTCAGGCACTATGATGTGAACAATGAGATGCTTCATGGATCATTCTATCAAGATAAGCTTGGAGAAGATATCAGAGCATACATGTTTAGAGAATCCCATCAGCTGGATCCTTCTGCCATCCTGTTTGTGAATGATTATAATGTAGAAGATGGATGTGATCCTAAGTCTACTCCAGAGATGTATATCCACCAGATCCTTGATTTGCAGGAGCGAGGTGCACCAGTGGGAGGGATTGGCATTCAAGCTCATATCAGTCATCCGGTGGGAGAAATTATATGTGATGCGCTGGATAAATTGGCAATACTGGGTCTTCCTATTTGGTTTACTGAGTTGGATGTATCTGCGGTAAATGAACATGTTCGAGCTGAcgacctggaggttgtcctccGTGAAGCTTATGCACATCCTGCTGTGGAGGGGGTCATGCTTTGGGGATTTTGGGAATTGTTCACGTTCAGGGATAACTCTCACTTGGTTGATGCTGAAGGCAGCATTAATGAAGCTGGTAAGCGGTACCTTGCTTTGAAGCAAGAGTGGTTGTCACATACTGATGGGCATATCAATGCCTATGGAGAATTCAAATTTAGGGGGTATCATGGAACATACACTGTAGAGATAACTACTCCTCCAGGAAAGAAAATATCGCAATCATTTGTTGTAGACAGTGGAGATTCTCCGCTTGTGTTGATTGTAAATTTATAG